The DNA segment CTCCGGGCCCTGCTCCATGGATGTCAGCAAATAACCGAGCAACTTTGTGGAGGTCAACATGTTGAAGAGCAATGCCACCGGAACCTGGAACGGAACACTCAAGGGCGGATCGGGCGCGATGAAGCCCGCCAATGGCGCGGAGATCCCATTTTCAATGGGCACCCGCTTCGAGGGCCAGCAGGGCAGCAACCCCGAGGAGATGATCGGCGCCGCCCTCGCCGGATGTTTCTCTATGGCGCTGTCGGTCGGCCTCGAGAAGGCCGGAGCGGCGCCGAAGGCGATTCGAACCTCGGCCGAGGTCACGATGGAGAAGATGG comes from the Acidobacteriota bacterium genome and includes:
- a CDS encoding OsmC family peroxiredoxin, translating into MLKSNATGTWNGTLKGGSGAMKPANGAEIPFSMGTRFEGQQGSNPEEMIGAALAGCFSMALSVGLEKAGAAPKAIRTSAEVTMEKM